In Syntrophales bacterium, a single window of DNA contains:
- the cysE gene encoding serine O-acetyltransferase translates to MFQTLKHDIQAVFDRDPAARNILEVLTYAGLHAIIWYRVAHYLHKKDVPFFPRLISQIARFFTGIEIHPGAEISRGFFIDHGMGVVIGETTVIGDNVTLFQGVTLGGTGKEKGKRHPTLGNNIVVGAGAKILGNIAIGNNVMVGANAVVLKDVPSDCTVVGIPGRITRKMGRKVSGISLDHTNLPDPIAEKIKHLEKMINETSSHIKNWEREKHKNA, encoded by the coding sequence ATGTTTCAAACATTAAAACATGATATACAGGCTGTGTTTGACAGAGACCCTGCAGCAAGGAATATATTGGAGGTTTTAACATATGCAGGGCTTCACGCAATTATCTGGTACAGAGTGGCTCATTATCTCCATAAGAAAGATGTTCCATTCTTCCCAAGGCTTATATCACAGATAGCTCGATTTTTTACAGGAATTGAGATTCATCCCGGTGCAGAGATCAGCAGAGGATTCTTTATCGATCACGGTATGGGGGTTGTAATTGGAGAGACAACAGTTATTGGGGACAATGTAACCCTATTTCAAGGTGTTACACTTGGAGGAACAGGCAAGGAAAAGGGGAAGAGACACCCTACACTTGGGAATAACATTGTTGTTGGTGCAGGAGCAAAGATTCTGGGAAATATTGCAATTGGCAATAATGTAATGGTTGGTGCTAATGCTGTAGTATTAAAGGATGTACCTTCGGATTGCACGGTTGTTGGTATTCCAGGGAGGATAACGAGAAAGATGGGGAGAAAGGTTAGCGGCATAAGTCTTGATCACACAAACTTGCCGGATCCAATTGCGGAAAAAATCAAACATCTGGAAAAGATGATAAATGAAACCTCCTCTCACATAAAAAACTGGGAGAGGGAAAAACATAAGAATGCTTAG
- the cysS gene encoding cysteine--tRNA ligase, with translation MLRVYNTLTGKKEEFHSLVPGKVRMYNCGPTVYDYFHAGNARNFIVFDVMRRYLKYKGYKVTFVQNITDIDDKIINRANKEKVSAEKIANKYTDAFFEDLEILGITKPDVCPKATEHVPDIISLIKRLMDAGFAYQVDGNVFFEVGKFSDYGKLSKRLLEGMKQSARVEIDKRKKTPCDFALWKGAKPNEPSWNSPWGKGRPGWHIECSAMSMKYLGETFDIHSGGQDLIFPHHENEIAQSEAATGKPFVKYWLHNGFLNIDGEKMSKSLDNFFLVRDILKRFRPQVVRYFMISAHYRSPLDFSDESLAESGKALERIKNCFDNIKENIKDLDTPQKNVHIEWMNKFEEAMDDDFNTASALGVVFDLITEINSLIANKSRGSAQLKQDILNLETFCSILGILPRIEDKELDKDLLGLIKERTKARRKRDWQGADRIRSLLEERGVVLKDNPDGTTSWKQNNTSRH, from the coding sequence ATGCTTAGGGTTTATAATACACTTACAGGTAAAAAAGAGGAGTTTCACTCTCTAGTTCCAGGCAAAGTCAGGATGTATAACTGTGGTCCTACTGTATATGACTATTTTCATGCAGGGAATGCAAGGAATTTTATTGTATTTGATGTAATGAGGAGATATCTCAAATACAAGGGGTATAAAGTTACGTTTGTCCAGAATATTACGGATATCGATGATAAGATTATAAACAGGGCAAATAAAGAGAAAGTCTCTGCTGAGAAGATAGCTAATAAGTATACAGACGCTTTTTTTGAGGATTTGGAAATTCTCGGCATTACGAAGCCTGACGTATGCCCAAAGGCAACTGAACACGTTCCAGATATTATTTCTTTGATAAAAAGGCTTATGGATGCAGGTTTTGCCTATCAAGTTGATGGGAATGTATTTTTTGAAGTTGGCAAGTTTTCTGATTATGGTAAGTTATCAAAACGCCTGCTTGAGGGGATGAAGCAGAGTGCAAGGGTTGAGATAGACAAGCGCAAGAAGACACCCTGCGATTTTGCTCTATGGAAAGGAGCTAAACCTAATGAGCCAAGCTGGAATAGCCCGTGGGGTAAAGGCAGGCCAGGATGGCATATTGAATGTTCTGCTATGAGTATGAAATATCTTGGAGAAACATTTGATATACATTCTGGAGGACAGGACCTGATCTTCCCTCATCATGAAAATGAAATAGCCCAAAGTGAGGCAGCAACAGGCAAGCCCTTTGTTAAGTATTGGTTGCATAACGGGTTTCTAAATATAGATGGGGAGAAGATGTCTAAATCTCTTGACAATTTCTTTTTAGTGAGAGACATACTTAAAAGGTTTAGGCCTCAGGTTGTACGATATTTTATGATATCTGCTCACTACCGCAGTCCGCTTGATTTTAGCGACGAAAGTCTCGCTGAATCAGGGAAAGCACTTGAGAGAATAAAAAATTGTTTTGACAACATTAAGGAAAACATAAAGGATTTAGATACGCCTCAAAAAAATGTACATATAGAATGGATGAACAAGTTTGAGGAAGCTATGGACGATGATTTTAATACAGCATCTGCTCTGGGAGTCGTATTTGATTTAATAACTGAAATTAATAGCTTAATAGCGAATAAGAGCAGAGGCTCTGCCCAATTAAAACAGGATATTCTTAATCTGGAAACATTTTGTTCTATACTTGGGATTCTGCCAAGGATAGAGGATAAGGAATTGGATAAAGATTTGCTGGGTTTAATTAAAGAACGAACGAAAGCTCGCAGAAAGAGAGATTGGCAAGGAGCAGACAGAATTCGGAGCTTGCTGGAAGAGAGAGGTGTTGTTCTCAAAGACAATCCGGACGGAACAACCAGTTGGAAGCAAAATAATACAAGCAGACACTAG
- a CDS encoding FAD-binding oxidoreductase, translating to MIIKRDKEQILGYLEDASNLEGGNADILYIPETEDEVKEAVCECARKRVPLTVSAGGTGTVGSRISRDGAILSVERLNKILSIDKENKRAVLQSGVIISDFLEALAQQDLFYPPFPTERTAFIGGNIATNASGEYSYYFGPTRNYVKKIKVLLSTGRVLAMERGDILADDNGIIRIGELNIKIPSYTSPQVKNAAGYFSKPRMDLIDLFIGSEGTLGVITEAEVEIIDDLQSRFIMVIFLPDEQMLLEFISEIKNNLDLNPVSLEYFDKNSLDFLRSDFQSIPDNSEAAVYIGVMLEKGKFWPWDLFFLRI from the coding sequence ATGATAATTAAAAGAGATAAAGAACAAATACTTGGATATTTAGAGGACGCTTCCAATTTAGAAGGAGGTAATGCTGATATTCTCTATATACCCGAGACTGAGGATGAAGTAAAAGAGGCTGTTTGCGAATGTGCTAGAAAGAGAGTTCCTTTAACTGTTTCTGCAGGAGGAACAGGAACAGTCGGCAGTAGAATTTCGCGGGATGGCGCTATTCTTTCGGTAGAGAGACTGAATAAAATTCTATCAATAGACAAAGAAAATAAAAGAGCTGTTTTGCAGTCAGGGGTGATTATTAGTGATTTTTTGGAAGCGTTAGCTCAGCAGGACTTGTTTTACCCGCCATTTCCTACAGAAAGAACAGCTTTTATTGGAGGTAATATAGCAACGAATGCTTCCGGAGAATACAGCTATTACTTTGGGCCAACACGCAATTATGTAAAAAAGATCAAAGTCTTGCTTTCTACAGGCAGGGTTCTAGCGATGGAGAGAGGAGATATCCTTGCAGATGATAATGGAATTATCAGGATAGGTGAATTAAACATCAAGATTCCTTCTTATACCAGTCCGCAAGTTAAGAATGCCGCGGGTTATTTTTCAAAGCCGCGAATGGATTTAATTGATTTATTCATTGGTTCAGAGGGTACATTAGGAGTAATTACAGAGGCAGAGGTTGAAATAATTGATGATCTGCAGTCTCGATTCATAATGGTTATCTTTCTACCTGATGAACAAATGCTTTTAGAATTTATTTCTGAGATTAAGAATAATTTGGACCTGAATCCAGTTTCCTTAGAGTATTTTGACAAAAACAGCCTGGACTTTTTAAGAAGCGATTTTCAGAGCATACCAGATAATTCCGAAGCAGCTGTCTATATAGGGGTAATGCTAGAGAAGGGCAAATTTTGGCCATGGGATCTCTTTTTTTTGAGGATTTGA